Part of the Alteracholeplasma palmae J233 genome, CGTTCTTCCTTTAGATAACTTTTCAAGTGATGCTTGTATATCAGATTCTGTTTTAGTATCTAGGGCACTTGTTGCCTCATCTAAGATCAATATTGGAGGATTCTTTAAAAACATTCTAGCAATCGCTAATCTTTGTCTTTGCCCTCCTGATAATTTGATTCCTCTATATCCTATAATCGTATGAATACCATCTTTCATATTGGCAATAACTTCATCTAATTGAGCTAGTTTAAGGGCTTCGTTTATTTCATCATCAGTTGCGTTTAGTTTTCCATAAAGAATATTTTCTCTTACAGTACCATTAAATAAAAATACTTCTTGTTGAACCATGCCAATATTTTCTTTTAAGGATGATAAAGTAACTGATTGGATCGACTTTCCATCAATTAAAATATCACCTTTATCTATATCATAAAATCTTGGTAATAAATTACAGAGGGTTGTTTTACCTGCTCCTGATGGGCCTACAAAAGCAACCGTTTGTCCTGCTTGTATTTTAAAACTGATATTTGATAAAACATGCTTATCATCTCCATATGAAAAAGAGACGTTTTTATATTCTACTTCTCCATTCACTACAGTCAATTCAGTCGCATGCTCACTATCGACTATTGTAGGCTTAATATGCATTAATTCTAAGTATCTTTTAAATCCAGCAATTCCCTTTGGATAACTTTCTATCACCGCATTCATTTTTTCAATAGGTCTGATTAACACATTGGTTAATAAGATAAAATAAATGATATCGCTATAGTCTGTAATATAACCTTTAATGAAAAAATAAGAACTTAAAAGTAGTGCGACCAAGCTTAATAGTTTCATTAAAAAATGATTTGTTGTATGACTCAGTCCCATCACTTGGTAAAACTCAAGTTTAGCGTCTTTGTAACCTTCGTTTAACTTTTCAAATTTATCTTGTTCAAATGTTTCATTAGAAAATGCTTTGACTACTCTAATACCACTAATTGTGTTTTCTAATCCAGAATTAAAGTCAGCTAGTCTATTATAAATTCTTTTATTCACTTTTATCATCTTCTTATTAAAGTATATGATTAAAGCGGAAATAACTGGAACTAAAGCGATTGTAATAAGTGCTAAGTATGGATTCACTAAATACATTAATACAAAGGTTGCGATCAACGTTGAAATAGAAATAAAAATATCTTCTGGTCCATGGTGGGCAACTTCTCCAATTTCAAATAAATCAGTTGTGATTCTTGACATTAATTCCCCAGTTTTTCTATCATCATAAAACGCAAAGGGTTGTTCTGTTAAATGCTTAAACAAATCTTTTCTTAAATCTCTTTCAATTAAATGCCCTAATTTATGACCAAAATATGTCACAATATATTGTAATAAGGCACTCATAAGATAAAAGCCTAATAAAGCGATAATAGCTGTAATTACTAAGACTAATTCTTTTTGTGGAATATATTCTCTTATGACTTTATTAACTATTACTGGAAAACCTATTTCTAAAAAAGCGGCTATTACTGCGCATATAAAATCTAGTAAAAATAACTTTTTATATGGCCTATAGTAACTTATAAATTTTTTAATCATTTTAAACTCCTAAAATTTCTTTCATGCTTGTTAATATATATGTATTTTTATCTTTTCTTGCCTGAATAATATAATATGTTGGTTTCATTGTTTTTATATATCTTTCATATTCATTAGGAAAGACTGTAAGTTCTACTTCTAACTTGCCATCACTTGTTTTTATAAATGCCATTTCTTGATTTTTCTTAGTTTTAATTTTTTTGATATGAACGACATTACCAACAAAAGTAATGCTATCTTTATGCATTTGTTCTTCAATATCTTTGATATTTTCTTTTTCTTTAAATGAGCCAAAAAGAATCAGTGGGCTATAAAATAAATTAAACCCATAGGCATTAAATTCTTGTTCAATGAGTGTTCCAAGATCATATTCATCATATATTTTAGGCTTGTAATCAGTTAGATATTGTCCATATAAAACAACATCTAAATTTCTATTTTCATATAATGTTCTCTTGCTTAAATTAAAACAATCTAAAGCTCCTGAAAAGATAAGTACTGAAAGTATTTTTTCATTAATAATATCTTTTGTTTTAATCTTAAAGTCATCATAATTCTTAAAATTTTCTTGATTTCTTTTTTCAATTATTTTCTTAACAATCTGATTACCCAAACCTTTAATCATTGTTAGAGGCAGTAAAATGCCTTCTTTAGTTTCTTTATATTCAAATGTACTATATAAAATATTAGGTTTCATCATGCGAATGCCTTGTTGTTTAGCTTCACCAATATAATCAAGGGTTTGTTTTGGATTATTAATGACACTTGTTAAAAGGACTGTCATAAAGGTCTTAAAGTAGTTTGCCTTTAAATAAGCCATTTGATAAGCAACCATCGCATAAGAAACACTATGGCTTCTGTTAAAGCCGTAATTAGCAAATCTGACAATATAATCATAGATTGTCTGAGCAGTTTTTTCATTTTGATGATTTAAAATAGCTTTTTCAACAAATCTTTTTCTTTCATTTTCTAGAATTGATAAATCTTTTTTAGAAATACCTCTTCTTAATAAATCCGCTTCTGCTAAAGTATAATTGGCAAATTTTGAGGCTATTTGCATAATTTGTTCCTGGTAGATAATAATACCATAGGTTTTATCTAGTATTTCTTGAATACTCGTATCGATTTGTTGATAAGTTTTACCATGTCTTCTTTCAATAAATTCATCAATATGATCCATTGGTCCTGGTCTATATAAGGCAAGAATTGAAACAATATCTTCAAAATTAGATGGTTTGAGTTTTCTTAATACTTGTCTCATTCCTGTTGATTCTAATTGGAAGATACCTGTTGTTTTAGCACTTGATAAAAGTTCATAAGTTTTTTCATCGTCTAAAGTAATGTCTTGAATTTTAAAATTCAAGTTTGCTAATTTCATTACTTCATCAATAATAGCTAAATTTCTAATGCCTAAAAAGTCTATCTTAAGAAGACCTAATTTTTCTAAGTCTGTTGCCTCAAATTGTGTTTGATACATCTCATGCATGCCTTTTTGTAAGGGAATAATATCTGTTAACTTATCATTACTTAAGATAATACCTGCAGCATGTGTACCTGTATGTCTTTTTAATCCTTCTATTCTTTTAGCAACCGTAAGTAGTCTTACTGTTTCACTATCAGAATAGTCAATTCTATCATCTAATACTCTTTTGATAATACCATTTACCCTAGAAACATCTATTTTCATGACTCTGGCAATATCTCTAATAGATGATCTTAAGGCAAAGGTTCCAAATGTAATAATATAGGCAATGTGGTCTTTTCCGTATTTTTCTTTTACATAGGCAATCACTTGATCCCTTTTGTTATCTGGAAAATCTAAGTCGATATCAGGCATTGTCTTTCTTTCTGGATTCAAAAATCTTTCAAATAAGAGGTCATAAAAAATAGGGTCTATATCAGTAATTCCTAGGCAGTATGAAACAAGTGATCCTGCCGCTGATCCTCTTCCTGGCCCTACTAAGATATCATTAGTTTTAGCATATTTAACAAAATCATAAACAATTAAAAAATAATCAGCATAACCCATATCATTAATGACTTTTAACTCATGCATTAATCTTTCTTGATAAATACTTGAGTTTTTATCAGTGCCTTCTAATCTTTTTTTAAGTCCAACTTTAGCTAAAGCCTCTAAGTATTCACTAGAAGATACATTATTCTTAGTTTTAAACTTTGGAAGTAAAACTTGCTGGTTAAAGGGTGCTTGATACTCTATTTTTTGAGCTAGGGCATCACCATTATCAAAGACATAAGGGTAATCTTTATATTTTTCAATAAGTTCTTCTTTAGTTAAAAAAGATAAATCCATAGAATCAATCTCATTTTGATTGTTATCAATTTGTCTTAAAGCATCATAAGCAACCTTATCTTCTTTTTCTAAATAATTCGATTGGTTTGTTATAAGAATCTTTGTTTTAAGTTCTTCTGCAATTTCAACTATTTCTTTTGCAATACTAGTGAGTTCATTACTTTGTAAAGAGAGTCCAACATAGACTTCTTTGAAACTTGATTTTAGTTCTTCTAAATATGTATAAGCATTTTTTCTTTCTTGTTTTAACAAACTATTTTCAAAAAATGAATTCAAGCCTGGAGTGATAAAAAAAAGTCCTTCATCATAGTCTTTTATTTTTTCTAAAGTGATTTCTTCAGTTGAGGTTTGTAACAGGGTAGATAGTTTAATTAAGTTTTTTATACCTTTATCATTTTTAGCATATACTAAAAGGT contains:
- a CDS encoding ABC transporter ATP-binding protein, whose translation is MIKKFISYYRPYKKLFLLDFICAVIAAFLEIGFPVIVNKVIREYIPQKELVLVITAIIALLGFYLMSALLQYIVTYFGHKLGHLIERDLRKDLFKHLTEQPFAFYDDRKTGELMSRITTDLFEIGEVAHHGPEDIFISISTLIATFVLMYLVNPYLALITIALVPVISALIIYFNKKMIKVNKRIYNRLADFNSGLENTISGIRVVKAFSNETFEQDKFEKLNEGYKDAKLEFYQVMGLSHTTNHFLMKLLSLVALLLSSYFFIKGYITDYSDIIYFILLTNVLIRPIEKMNAVIESYPKGIAGFKRYLELMHIKPTIVDSEHATELTVVNGEVEYKNVSFSYGDDKHVLSNISFKIQAGQTVAFVGPSGAGKTTLCNLLPRFYDIDKGDILIDGKSIQSVTLSSLKENIGMVQQEVFLFNGTVRENILYGKLNATDDEINEALKLAQLDEVIANMKDGIHTIIGYRGIKLSGGQRQRLAIARMFLKNPPILILDEATSALDTKTESDIQASLEKLSKGRTTLVIAHRLTTIKNADKIFVVTQDGIFEEGTHEELLSKKGLYASLYQEQFQSI
- a CDS encoding DNA polymerase III subunit alpha, which encodes MSTFHIQTEYSLLNSSLKLEELFSKAKENNYDFLTMADNQNLYGMYRFYQLSKKYDIKPIIGLKVYFHYNLSETNLLVYAKNDKGIKNLIKLSTLLQTSTEEITLEKIKDYDEGLFFITPGLNSFFENSLLKQERKNAYTYLEELKSSFKEVYVGLSLQSNELTSIAKEIVEIAEELKTKILITNQSNYLEKEDKVAYDALRQIDNNQNEIDSMDLSFLTKEELIEKYKDYPYVFDNGDALAQKIEYQAPFNQQVLLPKFKTKNNVSSSEYLEALAKVGLKKRLEGTDKNSSIYQERLMHELKVINDMGYADYFLIVYDFVKYAKTNDILVGPGRGSAAGSLVSYCLGITDIDPIFYDLLFERFLNPERKTMPDIDLDFPDNKRDQVIAYVKEKYGKDHIAYIITFGTFALRSSIRDIARVMKIDVSRVNGIIKRVLDDRIDYSDSETVRLLTVAKRIEGLKRHTGTHAAGIILSNDKLTDIIPLQKGMHEMYQTQFEATDLEKLGLLKIDFLGIRNLAIIDEVMKLANLNFKIQDITLDDEKTYELLSSAKTTGIFQLESTGMRQVLRKLKPSNFEDIVSILALYRPGPMDHIDEFIERRHGKTYQQIDTSIQEILDKTYGIIIYQEQIMQIASKFANYTLAEADLLRRGISKKDLSILENERKRFVEKAILNHQNEKTAQTIYDYIVRFANYGFNRSHSVSYAMVAYQMAYLKANYFKTFMTVLLTSVINNPKQTLDYIGEAKQQGIRMMKPNILYSTFEYKETKEGILLPLTMIKGLGNQIVKKIIEKRNQENFKNYDDFKIKTKDIINEKILSVLIFSGALDCFNLSKRTLYENRNLDVVLYGQYLTDYKPKIYDEYDLGTLIEQEFNAYGFNLFYSPLILFGSFKEKENIKDIEEQMHKDSITFVGNVVHIKKIKTKKNQEMAFIKTSDGKLEVELTVFPNEYERYIKTMKPTYYIIQARKDKNTYILTSMKEILGV